Proteins from a genomic interval of Uloborus diversus isolate 005 chromosome 4, Udiv.v.3.1, whole genome shotgun sequence:
- the LOC129220858 gene encoding B-cell lymphoma/leukemia 11A-like — MSRRKQEKPQPRKNLIRGEPDFVQDILTCGVCKKTFPLSEIVRFIQHKVQSCNKENCIGIFEDSEDSQEDPAVLAAPTIKKENSDSVLAEETLVSSSSLVKKTLIAKDTSAATVNGSALEPQSYVCSTCKQSLSSAWALIQHVQNLHGLSICLDSSSPSDEKPVEVSSALNQSFGLRAPLLERQMDPSPIYPRNSSQDLRLDLIGKSSSNLTNGSTLSSTPPPLLEPPQISLGEPMQDFYSQRLRVLAGATSPNATSTPRNLLQPNFKAILNNKTSPRPTTPQDSSSSTPEKAQTTTLNSSASSTTSDQTSTPKAKNRLCEYCGKSFQFKSNLIVHRRSHTGERPFKCHICNHACTQASKLKRHMKTHEGKNAAIDKSKKSVGEKESSCDGGGSKFVGDDCKKDENNKSEKQTNGGGEYGSDEHDEDDVDEEDYEVEEVDEEEEDVNVDGLDEDGLSENGSGRLVIDHPVNDDAMVAEDLSKKPLNNGISPKQNGNAKGKEDKIENYDRRLVKHSVISEIMEKIGFGHIAPYNEAYRQALKESSFCNSLKHERYSSGTDGSASNDAGSHHSYDMINYHHPDRPPREGTRSAGQSPLSFGSGLLDSFDQNSNSKRMRLDEHWNDKEREGSLLYAGVWFPRMETSTPTYRDLYGLDGHYNHHRYKSSTESALNSFDNGRNSSSPRPGPSNALCLANHLNKPKDQQQQQRKNDTCEYCGKVFKNCSNLTVHRRSHTGEKPYKCELCSYACAQSSKLTRHMKTHGRLGKDVYRCRFCDMPFSVPSTLEKHMRKCVVSQSGNSPYLMSERDLMSDRDRMSEKDNMSERDSDSKEMTTLNGPLAIMPP; from the exons GTGAACCCGATTTCGTCCAAGACATCTTAACATGCGGCGTGTGCAAGAAGACTTTCCCTCTGTCGGAGATCGTCCGCTTCATCCAGCACAAAGTCCAGTCATGCAACAAAGAGAACTGCATCGGGATCTTCGAGGACAGCGAGGACAGCCAAGAAGATCCTGCTGTCCTGGCTGCACCTacgataaaaaaggaaaattccgATAGCGTCCTCGCGGAAGAAACACTCGTGTCTTCCTCTTCGCTCGTCAAAAAGACACTCATAGCCAAAGATACCTCAGCTGCTACTGTCAATGGCAGCGCACTGG aaCCACAAAGTTACGTATGTTCGACCTGCAAGCAGAGCTTATCTTCAGCATGGGCGTTGATTCAACACGTCCAAAACCTCCATGGTCTTAGCATATGCTTGGATTCCAGTTCGCCTTCCGATGAGAAGCCTGTGGAAGTCTCATCCGCCCTTAACCAATCCTTCGGCCTTAGAGCTCCTCTTCTGGAACGCCAAATGGACCCTTCACCTATTTATCCCCGTAATTCTAGTCAGGATTTGCGCCTAGATCTCATTGGCAAGTCTTCCAGCAACCTCACCAACGGATCGACTCTTAGTTCCACACCACCACCCCTACTAGAACCCCCTCAAATATCCCTCGGTGAACCAATGCAAGACTTCTATTCCCAAAGGCTTCGAGTTCTTGCTGGAGCCACAAGTCCTAACGCTACATCTACGCCCAGGAACCTCCTACAACCCAATTTCAAAGCTATTCTGAACAATAAAACAAGCCCTCGTCCAACCACTCCTCAAGATTCTTCTTCCAGTACTCCTGAAAAAGCACAAACCACTACCCTCAATTCCTCCGCTTCATCTACAACTAGTGATCAAACATCAACGCCAAAGGCCAAAAATAGACTTTGCGAATACTGCGGCAAGTCTTTTCAATTCAAAAGCAATCTCATTGTTCATCGACGATCGCACACAGGCGAGAGACCGTTCAAGTGCCACATTTGCAATCATGCTTGCACTCAAGCAAGCAAGCTCAAGAGACACATGAAGACACACGAGGGTAAAAACGCAGCTATTGATAAATCTAAGAAATCTGTGGGGGAAAAGGAATCAAGCTGTGATGGGGGAGGCTCAAAATTTGTCGGTGATGATTGTAAAAaggatgaaaataacaaaagcgAGAAACAGACGAATGGCGGTGGAGAATATGGGTCCGACGAGCACGACGAAGATGACGTTGACGAAGAAGATTATGAAGTTGAAGAAGTAGATGAAGAGGAGGAAGATGTAAATGTTGACGGCCTTGATGAAGATGGTTTGTCTGAGAACGGAAGTGGAAGACTTGTTATTGACCATCCGGTGAATGATGACGCCATGGTTGCTGAGGACCTATCGAAGAAGCCTCTCAATAACGGAATTTCACCCAAACAAAACGGTAACGCAAAAGGAAAAGAggacaaaattgaaaattacgaCAGAAGATTGGTGAAACATTCTGTGATTAGTGAAATCATGGAAAAAATTGGGTTCGGACACATTGCACCTTACAACGAGGCGTATAGACAGGCGTTGAAGGAGAGTTCATTCTGTAACTCTTTGAAGCATGAAAGGTATTCCTCAGGAACTGATGGTAGTGCTTCCAATGATGCTGGGAGCCACCACAGTTACGACATGATAAATTACCATCATCCCGACAGACCACCTAGAGAAGGCACACGCAGTGCGGGACAGTCGCCGCTCAGTTTTGGTTCAGGTCTTTTGGACAGTTTTGATCAGAATTCCAACTCCAAACGCATGCGGTTAGACGAACATTGGAACGACAAAGAGCGAGAAGGAAGCCTTCTGTACGCCGGTGTGTGGTTCCCCCGCATGGAAACATCTACACCAACGTACAGGGACCTTTACGGCCTCGATGGCCATTACAACCATCACCGCTACAAGTCATCCACAGAAAGTGCCTTGAATTCCTTCGACAACGGCAGGAACAGTTCGAGCCCTCGGCCCGGACCGAGTAACGCGCTTTGCCTCGCCAACCACCTCAACAAACCCAAAGatcagcagcagcagcagcgCAAGAACGACACTTGCGAATATTGTGGCAAAGTCTTCAAGAACTGCTCAAACCTCACTGTGCATCGACGCTCTCACACGGGCGAGAAGCCCTACAAGTGTGAACTGTGTAGCTACGCCTGCGCCCAGAGCTCCAAGCTGACGAGGCACATGAAGACGCATGGGCGTCTTGGGAAAGACGTTTACAGGTGTCGGTTCTGTGACATGCCTTTCTCGGTGCCCAGCACGCTGGAGAAGCACATGCGAAAGTGTGTCGTCAGCCAGAGCGGGAATTCTCCGTACCTCATGTCCGAGAGAGACCTCATGTCCGACAGGGACCGCATGTCCGAGAAAGACAATATGTCCGAGAGAGATTCGGACTCCAAAGAGATGACAACGTTGAACGGACCTCTGGCCATCATGCCCCCATAA